In the Flagellimonas sp. HMM57 genome, one interval contains:
- a CDS encoding carbohydrate kinase codes for MRKVFCIGELLIDFVAEKQGNDLSKAIEFTKKAGGAPANVACAISKLGGRGVFVGCVGDDPFGNFLIDTLKRESVDVSFVQRSKTFTTLAFVSLAEDGERDFVFSRGADKELVYEAELRKDFNGNLLHLGAATALLGGTLEKTYGKYLFDALTKDMFISFDPNFRGDLWKEDRQQFVKKCMPFVEKSHLCKFSLEEAQLLSGKDDMYEACGFLHEIGAKIITITLGKEGTLLSANNVRKIVPSIEVKPVDTTGAGDAFIGCLLQQIAVLDNFNQLFENGHTLFQMVERANKAGALTTTNYGAIAAMPTKSQLEDQ; via the coding sequence ATGAGAAAAGTTTTCTGTATTGGTGAGCTTTTAATAGATTTTGTTGCCGAGAAACAGGGTAACGACCTTTCAAAAGCCATTGAATTCACCAAAAAAGCTGGTGGAGCTCCTGCAAATGTAGCCTGTGCCATCTCTAAACTTGGTGGTCGAGGTGTTTTTGTAGGGTGTGTGGGAGATGATCCTTTCGGAAACTTTTTAATCGATACCTTAAAAAGGGAAAGCGTTGATGTTTCTTTTGTCCAACGCTCCAAAACTTTTACGACCCTTGCTTTTGTTTCATTGGCCGAAGATGGGGAGCGGGATTTTGTTTTTAGCAGAGGTGCCGATAAAGAACTTGTCTATGAAGCCGAGCTCAGAAAAGACTTCAACGGAAACCTACTTCATCTAGGAGCTGCAACTGCACTTTTGGGAGGTACTCTTGAAAAAACATATGGCAAATATTTGTTCGATGCGCTTACCAAAGATATGTTTATAAGTTTTGATCCAAATTTTAGAGGTGATCTTTGGAAAGAAGACAGGCAACAGTTCGTTAAAAAATGTATGCCTTTCGTTGAAAAATCCCATTTGTGCAAATTCAGCTTGGAAGAAGCCCAATTATTGTCGGGCAAAGATGACATGTATGAAGCCTGTGGGTTTCTTCATGAAATTGGCGCAAAAATAATTACCATAACACTCGGCAAAGAAGGGACTTTGTTAAGTGCGAACAATGTTAGAAAGATTGTACCCAGTATTGAAGTTAAACCCGTTGATACTACCGGTGCCGGAGATGCCTTTATCGGTTGTCTTTTACAACAAATCGCTGTCTTGGATAATTTTAATCAACTTTTTGAGAATGGACATACCTTGTTTCAAATGGTTGAAAGAGCAAATAAAGCTGGAGCACTTACCACTACCAACTATGGTGCAATCGCTGCCATGCCCACTAAATCCCAGCTTGAAGATCAATGA
- a CDS encoding amylosucrase produces MNQAALHDLISSKSKEKNPEVLLNLRLATNLSLIQQLFFSIYPEEKYFDDFQKLLNLFPKLFASRPNPLKQQDLKRLGEGNWYLSEKMVGMQLYVEHFNEDLKGLQEKIPYLKKLGVNFLHLMPITTRPKGENDGGYAVNSYHQVDKKYGTKKDLLELAAALRKQDMFLMLDFVVNHTSNEFSWAKKAAQGNKKYQGYYYTFEDETIPKEFEKSLPEVFPETSPGNFTHIPEMDRWVMTVFNDYQWDLNYTNPEVFMEMLTNLVKLTNMGVDLVRFDALAFLWKRIGTDSQNLPEAHNLITLFRMCLQVVAPGTIFLAEAIVAPTEIVKYFGENQQEGNECEVAYNASLMALLWNSIATKKTNLLYKNLTNIPAKPKDCTWINYIRCHDDIGLGYDDRFIEAMGWNPQQHRKFLLDYYCQRLDWSPACGLLFMHNPKTGDGRITGSAASLLGLEEGLKKKDDALIDEAVSKIIMLHGIILSFGGIPMIYAGDEIGTLNDYSFLKNDSKRDDSRWVNRPRQDWEIIAEVEKKDLPQSKIFLALQKLIAIRKENPVFADDNGISLCYTGNDHIFAFERTGNSKNGLLVICNFDVNPQVVEASWILKLGYFAKGEPKDLVSNEKVFLKSGLLELAPYQMLWLKKS; encoded by the coding sequence ATGAACCAAGCCGCCCTACACGATTTGATTTCCTCTAAATCAAAGGAAAAAAATCCAGAAGTACTGCTCAATCTTCGTTTGGCCACGAACCTAAGTCTGATTCAACAATTGTTTTTTTCAATATATCCTGAAGAAAAATATTTTGATGATTTTCAGAAATTGCTCAATCTCTTCCCAAAGTTATTTGCTTCACGACCAAATCCTCTCAAACAACAAGACCTAAAAAGATTGGGAGAAGGTAATTGGTATCTATCAGAAAAAATGGTGGGGATGCAATTATATGTGGAGCATTTTAATGAAGACCTAAAAGGACTTCAAGAAAAAATTCCCTACCTAAAAAAATTGGGGGTCAACTTTTTACATTTAATGCCAATCACCACCCGTCCAAAAGGCGAGAATGATGGAGGTTATGCAGTGAATAGTTATCATCAGGTAGATAAAAAATATGGTACTAAAAAAGATTTACTTGAATTGGCAGCAGCGCTAAGAAAACAAGATATGTTCTTGATGCTGGATTTTGTGGTCAATCATACTTCCAATGAATTTTCTTGGGCAAAAAAAGCGGCTCAGGGCAATAAAAAATATCAAGGGTATTATTACACCTTTGAAGACGAAACCATTCCAAAGGAATTTGAAAAATCCTTGCCAGAGGTTTTCCCAGAAACTTCGCCCGGTAATTTCACCCATATACCTGAAATGGATAGATGGGTGATGACCGTTTTCAACGATTATCAATGGGACCTTAACTATACCAACCCAGAAGTATTCATGGAGATGTTGACCAACTTGGTAAAACTGACCAATATGGGTGTCGACTTGGTACGGTTCGATGCGTTGGCATTTCTTTGGAAAAGAATAGGTACGGATTCTCAAAATCTACCAGAAGCACACAACCTCATCACATTGTTCAGAATGTGTTTACAAGTAGTAGCACCAGGTACGATATTCTTGGCCGAAGCCATTGTAGCGCCAACAGAGATTGTTAAATATTTTGGAGAAAACCAACAAGAGGGCAATGAATGCGAAGTTGCTTATAACGCTTCTTTAATGGCGCTCTTGTGGAACTCGATTGCAACAAAAAAAACCAATTTGTTGTACAAAAACTTGACCAATATTCCTGCAAAACCAAAAGATTGTACGTGGATCAATTACATCCGTTGCCACGACGATATAGGCTTAGGCTATGACGATAGGTTTATTGAAGCAATGGGCTGGAATCCACAACAACATCGAAAATTTTTGTTGGATTACTACTGCCAACGATTGGATTGGTCTCCTGCTTGCGGGTTACTATTTATGCATAACCCAAAAACCGGTGACGGAAGAATTACAGGAAGCGCAGCATCATTATTAGGGCTGGAAGAAGGATTGAAGAAAAAAGATGATGCCCTTATTGATGAAGCCGTATCAAAAATCATCATGCTCCATGGAATCATTCTTTCTTTTGGAGGTATTCCCATGATTTATGCCGGTGACGAAATCGGTACACTTAATGATTATTCTTTTTTAAAGAACGATTCAAAAAGAGACGATAGCCGCTGGGTGAACAGACCCCGACAGGATTGGGAAATTATTGCCGAAGTGGAGAAGAAGGATTTGCCCCAATCCAAAATATTTCTTGCGTTACAAAAATTGATTGCTATTAGAAAAGAAAATCCTGTTTTTGCAGATGATAATGGTATTTCGTTATGCTATACAGGAAACGACCATATTTTTGCCTTTGAAAGAACGGGCAATTCCAAAAATGGATTATTGGTTATCTGTAATTTTGATGTGAATCCTCAAGTAGTAGAGGCAAGTTGGATTTTAAAACTCGGCTATTTCGCAAAAGGCGAACCAAAAGATTTGGTCTCTAACGAAAAA